A region of Arabidopsis thaliana chromosome 5, partial sequence DNA encodes the following proteins:
- a CDS encoding transmembrane protein, putative (DUF 3339) (Protein of unknown function (DUF 3339); CONTAINS InterPro DOMAIN/s: Protein of unknown function DUF3339 (InterPro:IPR021775); BEST Arabidopsis thaliana protein match is: Protein of unknown function (DUF 3339) (TAIR:AT3G48660.1); Has 274 Blast hits to 269 proteins in 15 species: Archae - 0; Bacteria - 0; Metazoa - 0; Fungi - 0; Plants - 274; Viruses - 0; Other Eukaryotes - 0 (source: NCBI BLink).) — protein sequence MADWGPVLIAVILFVVLSPGLLFQIPAGGRVVEFGNMQTSGASILVHAIIFFGLITIFTIAINVHIYSG from the coding sequence ATGGCGGATTGGGGCCCAGTGTTGATCGCCGTGATCCTCTTCGTAGTTCTATCGCCGGGGCTTCTTTTCCAGATTCCGGCGGGAGGTCGAGTTGTCGAATTCGGTAATATGCAGACGAGTGGCGCTTCGATTCTCGTTCACGCCATCATTTTCTTTGGTCTCATCACTATCTTTACCATCGCCATAAACGTCCACATCTATTCCGGTTAA